ACCATCCGCCGCGATCGCGGGGTTTGCTCGCAAGACGACCAGTGGCGACCTGCTGGAGTTGATATCGCTCAATCAGCAGTTACTGATCCGTGACCCGAGCATAATCGAAGCGATCATCGGCAATTCGCACCGAACGTCCGAGGCCGATCGGCGTGCCAACGAGACAAAACGCGAGTTTTTCGAAAAGGAGCGCGGTGCCCAGCAGATCGCCAATGAGCTTCGTGCCCAGGGCAAAGAGGCCGCTGCCGAATTTGTCGAAAGTGTCGATATCGCGGACGACGGCGACGATTCCGGCCTGAGTGCCGAGGACGCTCTGTTCCTCGCCCAACACATCGAGGTGCTCGATAAAGACACCGACGACGAATGGCTCCGGCTCGAATTTATCGAGGATCTATACGAGGAAAGCGAGGCACAACGCAAGGCGACGCTCGACAAGATCATCGGTGAACTTAAAAACGAAGAAGATGAGATCGCCGGCGAACGCATCTCGATGATCAATAAGGTTATGCGAATGGGCGTCAAAGATCGCGTCAAACTCGGTATGAAGGGCGACCGCGAAGCCCGCAACATCCTCATTCGCGACCCCAACCGCCTGGTCTCAAGTGCCGTTGTCAACAATCCGCGGATCAGCGAGCAGGAGATCGAAAATATCGCCTCGATGCGCAGCCTTTCCGAAGACGTCCTCCGGCAGATCGCGTCCAACCGTCAATGGTCGCGAAGCTACGGCGTGATGCACTCGCTGGTACGCAATCCGCGAACGCCGATCGCCAATTCGCTGACCATTATGTCGCGGCTGCAGCTGCGAGATCTGACCGCATTGTCAAAGAACCGTAACGTTTCGGACGGAGTTCGGCGGCACGCTGCCAGGCTGCTGTCGGCCCGAACCGGCGGCCGCGGTTAGAAAAACTTCTCACGCCGGCCGGTCTTGATAAATGTACCGGCTATATCGGTCAGAGTATGGCTCGCCGCACCGAGCCATAGGCCCAAAAACGCAAATAATAGAAAAGTTTCACCCAGATAGCTGCGTATGACGTCGCGGATCGTGCCCCAAGCCCGGGCGAGGCCGGCGACGTCGGGCATACCATCGCCGGCAATACCGTTTCGTATCAAGGCGGCCAGATACGCAAGTATCGTTGCCACCCCGAGAAAATAGATAACCCGAAACAATGCTCCAAATAACAGCCCGTGCGAAAAGCGAGAGCGGTGCTTGAAGAAATGACGGTACGGAAACCATATAATCCGAAAGACTGACCAGCGTGAATACGGACGCGAGATCGTGTCGAGGTCGGGCCCGAACATCAGGCCGCCAAACAAGAAAGCCGCACCGACTGTCGCCGCCGCTATCGGCTTACCGACCGCCATATATGTGATCACGGTCGCCGGTACTGACAGTATCACTGTGATCGCGTCGTGTTTTGATCCGCTTGGCATCGCTTAATTCTACCTTATACCTCG
This is a stretch of genomic DNA from Chloracidobacterium sp.. It encodes these proteins:
- a CDS encoding metal-binding protein, with amino-acid sequence MPSGSKHDAITVILSVPATVITYMAVGKPIAAATVGAAFLFGGLMFGPDLDTISRPYSRWSVFRIIWFPYRHFFKHRSRFSHGLLFGALFRVIYFLGVATILAYLAALIRNGIAGDGMPDVAGLARAWGTIRDVIRSYLGETFLLFAFLGLWLGAASHTLTDIAGTFIKTGRREKFF